The following proteins are co-located in the Cydia pomonella isolate Wapato2018A chromosome 19, ilCydPomo1, whole genome shotgun sequence genome:
- the LOC133528488 gene encoding uncharacterized protein LOC133528488, translating into MDEDIAQILHEWGLSEYYEIFKQNKITLKTFNIILDQGMIQELIKPIGDRATFISNLNIWKQISNDDDDDFSLSLSQGSKSDINVDVLSEKHRNVPPIKDITNFQSSQDGSPSDSSVNTSINLPPVKDLTNEIEQLTSEVLYYITVANRYIGAAKLITKQRLYCQSDIVHVQIFMGTLAAPIYLMATVQCKTFFL; encoded by the exons ATGGACGAAGACATCGCGCAAATATTGCATGAGTGGGGTCTGTCAGAATACTACGAGATATTCAAAC AAAATAAGATCACCCTCAAAACATTCAACATCATATTGGATCAGGGAATGATACAAGAACTAATTAAACCAATTGGAGACAGAGCCACATTCATAAGCAACTTAAATATTTGgaaacaaatatcaaatgatgatgatgatgatttctcTCTTAGTCTTAGTCAG GGGAGCAAATCGGACATTAATGTCGATGTGTTGAGTGAGAAACACAGAAACGTACCACCAATAAAGGATATTACCAACTTCCAAAGCAGTCAAGATGGATCCCCTTCTGACAGTAGCGTCAACACATCAATTAATCTACCACCAGTAAAGGACCTTACCAACGAAATCGAACAGTTGACAAGTGaggtgttatattatattacagtcgccaacagatatatcggagcggccaagttGATCACAAAACAACGTCTTTATTGTCAAAGCGATATAGTGCACGTCCAGATATTTatgggtaccttggccgctccgatatatttgatggcaactgtacaatGTAAAACCTTTTTTCTATAA